The genomic stretch TAATGCGCATGCGAGCAATATTGAAAATGCTAAAAGCACTTTGCAAGAGGGACAGAAAGTCTCTCAAATCAATCGTTCAATCGCACAAGATTTGCGCCTTTTAGCCCTCAATCAAGACATAAGAGAAGTGATTAAATCTATGGAAGAATCGCTTAAGACTTATCCTAATCACTCCGTGCTGCACTATAATTTAGGTTTGCTTTATGCGCAAATGAATGACTTTGATAATGCTTATGCGCATTTTATCCGCGCCTATCATTTGGATAGTAATAATACTATAGCTGCTATTTTTGCCCTTATGTGCGCTGAACTCACTTACAGAGATACTACGCGCTTAAGTAATGCTATCTCTAATGATTTAGCTGAAATTAATTTTAAAGATAAAGTTGAGCATGATTTTTTATTCTCGCTTTTCCGCTATACAAGCGATTCGCCTCAAGATTCACTCGCTTGGTTTGATGATATACAAAAGCAGCCGCTATCAGCTAGAAAGCCTATTTATTACGCGCTAAATGCGGTATATGGGATTTATTATACTAATTCTGCGCAGGTGGTGAATGCATTTGAGGGGATTAAAAAGATTTATACTAAAGATGTAGTAGCAAATACCATGCTCGAGCTAGGCAAGCGATTTGGCAGTAATTTAAAGGATTTTGCACTGCAAATGAATGTGATTTATAAAGAGAAAAATTTAGATATGCGCTCTATTTATTATGGGGCTTCTTTGGCGCGTGAATTATACATTTATGTAGGATTTGTAACAGGCTCTTTGCGCTCTATACAAGAAGAGTTAGAGGCAAAGCTTGTCGTTGAGACACGCACGAGTAATGGCATTTTGCAAGCCTTAGCACTTTCAAATATTTATAGTAATGACTTTGAAAAGGCTTTTGCTATTTATAATTCACTGCTTGATGATATGCATGAAGATGATTCTCAAACACGCTTTTTAGCAGCCATTGCAGCTATGGGGGCAAACCGCCATGAGAATGCCATAGCGCTATTACAGCTTGCTAAGATGGAATCTGCTACTAATTTTGAGGCACGATACGCGCTAGGCTTACTCTATCAAGAGGGCAAAAATATGAAAGCCGCCGTGCAGCATTATGATAAGATTTCGCACACAGATTTTGAGTCTGAATTTTTTGACTTTGAGATTGATACGAGCAATTTGCTTGCACAAGACTACTCAAAGTAGCTTAGAATCTCATATCCGCCCTCTTTAAGATATTTATCTTTTTGCATAAGTTTTAAATCACTTTGCACCATATCTTTAACAAGCGCATTTAAGTCATATTCAGGCACCCAGCCTAATTTTTCTCTAGCCTTACTCGCATCACCGATGAGCAAATCTACTTCGGTTGGGCGGAAATATCGCTTATCTACGCTTACTACCTCCATACCGCTTTGCAGTTTGAAATCCCCCCTGCACGCCTTAATATAGCCTTTTTCATTTATGCCCTCACCCCTAAACTCAACCTCAATACCAAGCTCGGCAAATGCCATTTTGACAAACTCCCGCACTTCTGTGGTTACACCAGTGGCAATCACCCAATCCTCTGCATTTTGCGCTTGTAGAATAAGCCACATCATACGCACATAATCTTTTGCATGCCCCCAATCGCGCTTAGCACTTAGATTCCCAAGATAAAGCTTATCTTGCAATCCTAGCGCGATTTTTGCCACAGCACGCGTGATTTTGCGCGTTACAAAGGTTTCGCCGCGGATAGGGCTTTCGTGATTAAATAAAATACCATTGCTTGCAAAGACATTATATGCCTCGCGGTAATTTACGGTTATCCAATACGCATAGAGTTTAGCACACGCATAAGGCGAGCGGGGATAAAAGGGCGTTTTTTCACTCTGCGGGACTTCTTGCACTAAGCCATAAAGCTCGCTTGTGGAGGCTTGATAGATTTTTGTGTGCTGATTTAAGCCTAGTAATCGCACAGCCTCTAAGATTCTAAGCGTGCCTATGCCATCGGCGTTTGCGGTGTATTCTGGCGTTTCAAAGCTTACAGCCACATGGCTCATAGCTGCTAGATTATAAATCTCATCTGGTTTTGTATCTGCAATAATGCGCGTAAGATTCATAGAATCTGTTAAATCCCCATAGTGCAGGAAAAAATTGCGATTGTCAATATGTGGGTCTTGGTAGAGATGGTCGATTCTATCGGTATTAAAAAGCGAGCTTCTGCGCTTAATACCATGCACCTCATAGCCTTTTTTAAGTAAAAATTCTGCTAAATACGCGCCATCTTGCCCTGTTATGCCTGTAATCAACGCCCTTTTCATCGCTATCCTTTGGATTAAACTTAAAAGCGCGCATTGTAAAATATATTTGCTTAAATGTGTATTGTGTGCCAGAGGGCTTCACGCATCAAAGGCTAAACTCTTAGCAAGGGATTATTGATAGGAGAGGATTATTTTTTGTATAAATCCCCACTTGCGCCAATACATTGCTGGCTGCATTGTCCGCTTGTGCAAATAGTGCGGCACTCAACGCTTTGAAACTCCCCAACAGGCTGCTTTTTACTGCATGCACCCCATACCATTGCACTTATAAATAACAAACACACTAAGGCTACATTTTTCATTTTCACTCCTTTGTATTTATTCACGCTCCAGATTCTATGAATGGGCTTATTTCAAAGCATCTCAAGCATTTTTAGTGCCATTTTATATAAGAATTTATAAAGATTTAATACAATCGCACTTTTTACGATAAGCATAAAAGAGGCAGAGGAGGCTATATGCCACATTCACATTTGCGCGCGCCGCGTTTAAGTGCGGAGTTATTAAAAAAAATCTTTGTCGCAGCGAGTATTCGGCGCTGGAATGACCACGCCACACCTGTGGAATTTGTCGAGCTTGATAAGCAGGCGCATAAAATTGTCATTGCCTATATTTTGGGCAAATATGAGGAGTATATCCGCGATGTGCGCATAGATTGGGAGCGGCTTATTTTGCAATTTTGCTTTGAGTTTTTTGAGCGCGTAGTGCTTACAGATATTAAGCCGCCTGTGTTTCACCGCCTGCGGCAAACACATAATAAAGAATTAGTAGAGTTTGTGTGCAAGCAATTAGAATCTGAACTTAGTCAATATGAGTTTTTCGCGCAAATGAGGGAATATCTTTTAAGCTCAAAGGATAATTTGGAGAAGCAAATTCTTAAAGCCTCGCATTATTATGCCTCCAAATGGGAGTTTGATATTATTTATTATTTTAATCCGCATATGTATGATGTGCAGCATATCCGCGATGTGATTAATAAGGAAGTGGAGGAGCATTATCATCTAGCAGGTATGCAGCAAATTATGCTTTATGAGCAGGTGCGGGAGCTTGTGAGTATGTTTGGGCAGCTAAGATTCCAAAAGCGGTGGAGTCAAACGCCTAGAATCCCAGCTACTTCGGTGCTAGGGCATACGCTTATTGTGGCTTTGAGCGCGTATTTAGCAAGCCTTGATATAGGTTGCTGCAAGCAAATGCGCATTAATCATTTTTTATGCGGCTTATTTCATGATTTGCCAGAAATCTTAACCCGCGACATTATCTCGCCTATCAAACGCAGCGTAAAGGGGCTTGATGAGTTTATTAAAAAAATTGAAGAAGAGGCTGTGCAAAGCAAGATTTTATCTATCGTGCCGCCTAATATAGCAGAGGACATTATTTACTTTACGCAAAATGAATTTAGCAATCGCTACAAAATCGAGCATTTTCATCATATCTGCAGTGCGCAAGATATGCTAGAAAAATATAATTATGATGAGTTTAATGCCGTGTATGGGGAGTTTTTAAAGATTTTTGATAATTTGGGCGCGTATTTGGAAGCCAAAATTTCTATATCGCATGGTATTTCAAGCGATGATTTACGCAGTGGCGCGGAGGGCATTTATCAAAAATGCAAAGATATACAAGTAAATGGCATAGATTTGGGCAAGCTTTTTAGGGACTTTTATTAGGAATATGCTAAAATCCCGCCCTAGATTCTATAAAATCTACAGAATCTATGATGTTCGCATATGGGATTTGCCCAAAGACAAAGACTATGCACATACTTTAAAAGCTAACGCGATAGCGCGGCATGATAGAATCTCACCTCTAAAACTAAGTTGATAGATTAGCTAAAGCTTAAGCTATAACTTTATACTTTGAGGGCGCGCAGGGCGATTCATTTGCCCGCAGACAAAGACTATGCACATACTTTTAAAGCGGCAGGATTTTAGAGATAAAAACGGGGCTTTAAAGCAAAGTGTGCAGGGAGTTTATTAAACATAAATGACCAAACACTTTGCGTATAATCGCCGTTTTTAGCCTAAAAGCCAACGCGATAGCACAGAAAAAGGAGCAAAATGCAATACTCTCTCCCATCTCTTTCTCACTCCACCCCCCCCCCCCGTTAATCCGCTGCTTTGCATTGTCATTCCAGCATTTAACGAAGAGGCAGTGCTAGCAAAAACGCATAAAAAATTAGATGAGCTTTTATCTCATCTTATCACTAGCGGCGAAATTTCAAATAAAAGCTTTATATGCTTTGTCGATGATGGCAGCAGCGATGATACTTGGGCGATACTTAGTCATTTAGTTGCCTCATACGCCCATGTGAGCGCGCTTAAACTCACGCGCAATTATGGACATCAAAGCGCACTTTTAGCAGGACTAGAATATGTAAGCGATAAATGTGATTGTGCCATTAGTATAGATTGTGATTTGCAGCAAGATGAACAAAAAATAAGCGAGTTTTTGCAAAAGTATAAAGCAGGTGCGGACATTGTGCTAGGCATTCGCAATGATAGGGTTACAGATTCTGTAAGCAAAAAATATAGCGCGCTATTGTTTTATAAGATAATGAATCTTATGGGGACAAAGGTGGTGAAAAATCACGCCGATTATCGCCTGCTTAGCGCTAGGGCTTTACAGATTCTAAAAAGCTATCCAGAGGTGAATTTATTTTTGCGCGGAGTGATTATGGATATGGGCTTAAAGCAAGAGAGAGTTTATTTTGATGTTAAACCGCGCTTTGCAGGCGAGTCAAAATATTCTTGGGCAAAGATGCTAAGTTTTGCGTGGAGTGGGATTACAAGCTTTTCTATTGCGCCCCTTAGGCTTGTGAGTATGCTAGGGCTTATATTTTTCCTCTTTTCTTTATGCTATGGCGGATATGTGCTATTTATTAAATTTTTCACGCAAAAGGCTATTTTTGGTTGGGCTTCTACGATTTTGCCTCTATGCTTTTTTAGCGGAATTCAGCTGCTTAGCCTTGGCATTATTGGCGAATATATTGGGAAAATCTATGCAGAATCTAAGCACCGCCCTAGATATTACATAGAATCTATCCTTACTCCCAAAGATTGTGTATAATCCGCTCTTTAAAATTTACTTTCAAAGGAGTGTGAGTGTATTTCAAAAATAACTTAGCGGGGGGGGGGGCAGCAGCTTTTAGTTAAAAACCCCTCTCCAAAGGCTACTAGATTCTATAATGGCTGCTTTTGGTGTGTGGTGTGTGTTTATGCGTTTTGCGTGGCTTTTGGCGCAAATTTTGGCGTGATTGATGACCATACTTTAGTAGAGACGCTGCTAAGGGGCGAGATTATTCCATTTTTTATTCAGCCTAGCATAGGCAGATTCTATCCGCTTGATGGGCAAGAGCTTAATCTTTTAAGCCTTATCTTTGCGCCCAATGCAGCAGTATTTTATACTTTTAACGCGCTGTGTGTGCTTATAGTCATTGGTGCTTTGCGCTATGCTCTAAGAGTGCTTTTGCCCATTATTTTGCAGCAAGATACAGAATCTACGCACTTAAATTTTGCACAAATAAGCTCTGCGCAAGCAAACTTCACGCAAGCTTGCACAGAATCTACGCGCCCAAACAAGCTACACTTTGTCATAGACATCACGCTTTTAGTGCTACTTTTTTCGCCAGCATTTGCTACAGCGTGGCTTAGGCTTTTTGTGCCAGAGCGTATGGAATTTGTATTTTTAAGCCTTTTTATGCTCTCTTATGCCTTTGTGTGGGATTGCAAATACGCCCATAGAGCCACTTTACAGAATCTAGCTTTTATAATGAGCCTTATATGTGCTAATATCGCGCTATACTACAAAGAGACGGCTTTTGCTATGGTGTTTGCCTTTGGCTTTGGTATGGCAGTGTGTGGGTGGAAATCTCAAAGCGCTCGCCTAAAAGGGCTGCATATTGGGCTTATGCTAAGTGCGCTTGTGTGGTTTGTGGTGTATTGCGCGATTATGTTTGCGTATAAAGACACTAGCGGGCGCTATGGAGAGACACACTATGAGAGTTGGCTAGTGATTTTAAAAATGGGCTTTATGGGCTTATGCCATGAGCCATTTTTGTATGGGCTGACCTTTGGCGCGCTGTTTTATAGAATCTATGCCCTCTTTGTGCGCAAAAAGGGCTTTAATCCCCTACTTGATAGCGCAATTCTTGCTAGCTGCACGCTTTTATTAGAATATTTTGTGCTACGGCTTGGCGGCTCGCTGCATTATTGCCTGCCAGCATATATTTTTGGACTTGTGGTGATAGCTTACTGCTTTTATAATTGGTGGCAGATTCTATACGGTAAGATATGGCTTATCGTGCTTTTGTGCTTTTTTGTGGGCAATAGTATGTTTGCTTTTATCTATCATTTTGCGCATTATAAATTTGTGCCAAATAATTTTCAAGCCACCTTGCAATTTATGAGTGATTATACGCACAAATACCCAAATACGCGCATATTTCTTGAGGGCGTGGATAGAGTAAATGGCGTGGAAGTGTATGTGAGCTTTGATAGGTGGCTTAGATTCTATGGGGCGAGTGATTATGACTTTTTTAGCGATAAAGTCCCAGATGTGCGCGTGCAGGGCAGAGGCGATGAAAATGCAAGGCTAAGTGTGTTTAAAAATGATGTGAGCATACCAAAGCACAGCGGGGACATTGTGATTGTAACGCCCTTTAGTGAAAATAACTTTGATACCCCCGCACTGCTTAGTGAAGCTGATGTGATTTTTGAGGCAGATTATGGCTACAATGTGCCGCTATTTGGGATAAAGTCATGGCTTAAGAAACTGCTTACATCTTTTGGACTAGCGCGCGGGGATAGTGTCATTTCGCATAATCTTTATAGTCTGCCGCTGCATTTTTATGTCCTACGCGTGCGCTAGTGGTTTTACTTGAGGCTTTTATGCGCATTATTTTGGAGTTAAACGCTTTGTGGTAGAATAGCCCTTTTCACAAAATTCGCATAAGTTTAGGAGAGGGCGATGAAAGAGCGTTCTTTGCATAAAGCGGGCATATTATATCTTTGTGTGGGCGTTATAAATACCTGCGTGGGATATGGGATAATTTTTGCGCTCATATGGTGCGGGCTTGTGCCTGAAGTGGCAAATGTGCTAGGCTACATCGTGGGCTTTATCGTGTCATATTTCCTTAATAAAACTTTTACTTTTGCGTCCTCAAGCTCGCATAAGCGCGATTTACCTCGCTTTGCCATTTCTATGGGTGTGGCGTATATCGTGCAGCTGCTTGCTATGATGCTAAGTTATAGAATCTTTGAATGGAATGTGTATTTGTGCCAAATTGTTGGCGGCGCATTTTATGTAGCAGTGGGATTTGCTATGAGCCGATTTTGGGCTTTCAAAAAGCCTAAGCAGCCAGATTCTATAAATGCAGATTCTATAAACTAAAACGACTTTGGGCTTATTGTGGCGCATAAGCTTGCAATATTTGTAGTATAAATATTTCTTTAAGGAGGGGGCATGATTATTATTCCAGCGCGCTTGCAATCCACGCGATTTCCGCAAAAGGTGCTGTGCGATATAGGTGGGTTGCCTATGGTGGTGCGCACCGCGCTTAATGCGCAGCAGATTGACGAAGTGGTGGTGGCGTGCGATGATGAGCGTATAGAATCTGCTTGCAAAGCGCATAAAATCCCATGCGTGCTGACAAGCCAAGCGCACACAAGTGGCACTGATAGATGTGCTGAAGCAAGCATAAAGCTAGGTTTAAGCGCAGATGAAGTAGTGATAAATCTGCAAGCTGATGAGCCATTTATAGAATCTAGCGTGGTTAGAACGCTTATAAACCTTATGCGTGAAAAAAACCCCTTTATGGCAAGCCTTGCCAAAGTCATTCAAAAAGAGCAGATTGTGGATTCTAATTTGGTTAAAGTGGTGCTAAATGCGCATAATGAGGCGATTTATTTTTCACGCTCGCCTATTCCATTTTGTCGCGATGAGCATTGTGAGGCGTTGGAGGATTATCCATATTTAGGGCATTTAGGGCTTTATGGATTTTTTGCTAAGAGTTTGCAGGAGTTTTGCGCCCTGCCTAAAAGCCCGCTAGAAGAAATTGAGAAATTAGAGCAACTGCGCGCTTTGTATCATGGCAAAAATATTGCTATGGCAGTGGTGCAGACGCAAAGTGTGGGCATTGACACGCCTAAAGATTATGAGCATGCGCTAAAAAGCTTGCGCGGGATTTAAGATTTATAGAATCTGCTTGAATGGGCGATACATTTGGAGAGTTTGTAGATTCTGTATTATAGAATCTAGTGCAAATTTAAACGAGTAAATAGGAGGGGATAAATGGCTGCAGCAGCTACAACAAGCAAAGTCGATATGCGTAAAAGCTCCATTTCTAGGCTATTTTTTCATTTTTTTATTCCTAATTTGTGCGCTATGCTCGCACTTTCGACTTATTCTACATTTGATGGCATTTTTGTGGGCAAAAAGCTAGGAGAGGACGCACTGGCGGCTATTGGCTTATGCTGGCCTATATTTCCTGCGCTCATTGCTTTTGAGCTGCTTTTTGGCTTGGGAGCGGCGTCAATTGCGGCATATTTTTTGGGCAAAGGGCAGGATAATCGCGCGCGACTTATGTTTAGCTCGGTATTTTATTTTGCCGCTATTTCTTCAATCCTCATTGGCTTAATCCTTTTTATTTATGTTGATGAGGTTGCGCTAGCACTTGGAGCAAATGAGCGTGTAATGCCCTATGTGGTGGAATATCTGCAAGTGATTTTTTTAAGCTCGTTTATTATGATACTTCACCCTTTGCTTGATGTGTTTGTGATTAATGATAATCGTCCGATTTTAGCAATGGTGGCTATGATTGCAGGGTCTTTATCAAATATTGTGCTAAATTATGTGTTTTTGTTTGTTTGGGAGCTAGGTATGTTTGGCTCTGCGCTGGCTACGGCTATGGGGCATGGGATTGGTATGTGCATTTTGCTTAGCCATTTTGTGCGCAAAGTAGGGCGGATATATCTTGTGCGGCGCTTTTCGATAAATGCTGTGCTTGCCTCGGCAAAAAATGGTATCCCACAGAGCATTTCAGAGCTTAGTGTGGCATTTGTGATGATTATGTTTAATCACACGCTTAAATCCCTAGCAGATACGCAGGAGCAGAGCGTGAGCTACCTTGCGATATATAGTATTGTGATGTATGTGGGCGTGGTGTGCTTTACGATTTTGCTTTCTTGCGCGCAGGGCGTGCAGCCTGTGGCGAGCTATAATTATGGCGCGGGCGATATGGCACGGGTGAAAAAAATCTATGCCTTTGGCGTTGGCTTCTCAACTTTGGTTGGCGTAGCGGTGTATGCTGTGTTTATGAGCATAGATGCGTATCTTGTAAAATTATTTTTAAAAGAAGGGCAGGAGATGATTTTAGAGCCAACGCTTGAGGCGATGAAAGTGTATTTTAGCGGGTATATGCTGCTAGGCTTAAATGTGGTGAGTGCGATATTTTTTCAATCCATTCAGCGCCCAAAAAGCTCTTTTATTATCACACTTTCGTATAATCTTATTTTTATTAGCATTTTGCTTTTTGTGCTATCGCATTATTATGGTGTGTTTGGCGTGTGGCTCTCTTATCCGATTTCACTTCTTTGCTCAAGTGTGGTTGTGGTGGGCGTGATATGCTATGAGGCGCACTATGGTGTGCTAGCGCGCAGAAGTTAGCGCAAAATAATTTTTAAAAGGGGAAATATGAACAAAATGGATTTACGACTTACGCTAAACCTCGATAGCGGGGGGGGGGGCAGTCTGATTGTTTAGAAAATAATGCACTAGAGACTAATGAATTTAAGGCGCATTTAGACAAATATTTGCATGATTTAGAGAATCTAAAAATGCAAAATGAAAGCGCGCTTGTAGCAAATGCCTTAAAACCATTCTTTCAAAAGCTAGGATTTGAAGCGCACACAGGGTATAAGCAAAAAAATAATAGCGAAATCGACTTAGCCTTAATGCACGAAAATAAAGTCAAAGTGATAATTGAAGCAAAAAAGCCAGATTCTAAAGATTTTATCACATCACAAAATATAAATGTGAAGTCGCTGCATGAAGCGATACTTTATTATTTTCGCGAGCGCGAGAGTAATCATTATCCTAGCTTTATCATTATCACGGATTTTTATCGTTTTTATATTTTTCATGCGCGAGAATTTGAAAAGTTTTTTTATCAAAATAAGGAATTTAAAAGATTCTATAACGAATGTAATAAGCCTAATTCGCTATTTAAAAATGCAGATTCTAATGATATGAAAACACAAACTTTTTATGATGAAGTAAAACGCATTTTAGATTCTAAAAACTATTAGATTCTATAACTGAAAATGATAAATTATAGAATCTAGCAGATTCTATAACGAGCTGCTTTATATCTTAGGACTTGATGAGTATTTACAAGAGGCATAATAACGCTTATTAAAAGCAAGGCATGCTTTATTATTGCAAGATTTGCTAATTTTTGCAAGTTTTCTGAAAATATTCAAAGATAAGATATAATCTAGTTATTTTTTTAAGGCTTTATAAATGACTACAGAATCTTTTTTTACAAACAATCTATTTAATGACAATATTTTAGAGTTATATAATAAAAATATTATAAATAATATAACGATAGAATCTATTAAAAAACTAGGAGTTGAAAAATCAGATTCTAATTTAGATAAGCTTATAAATCTTTTTTCTACCACGCAAGAGATTGACTTAAAACGAGAAATTACCTCATCTATTGGCAGACAAACAAATAATGATAAAATTTATGAATTTTTAGCCAAAGAAGCCTTTAGTAAGCATTATATGGAAGTGATTTATCAAATGTTTCGCACTTGTCTTTATAAGTCAAAAAATGATATTCGTTTTAAGATTCTAAGGGATAAAATGCTAGAGTTTTACCAAAATGAAGTTATGCAAAAAATGTTTGAATATTACGAATATAAGCAAAGCAAAATCGCACAAAAATCTTTACAAAAGCAAATCACAAAGCCATCACTTTTAATCGGTGATAATCGCACAACTCTTGATAAAATACAAGATAAACAAATTAATCTTATTTTTACTTCGCCACCTTATTATAATGCTAGGCTTTATAGTGATTATGTAAGCTATAAAAGCTATTTAGATTCTATGCAAGAGACATTAAAGCAATGTTATAGAATCTTAGAAGATGGTAGATTTATTTTAATAAATATTTCTCCTGTGATTACAAAGCGAGCTGGGCGAGAGTTTGAGAGCATACGCTATCCTATACATTTTGATTTTCATAGAATCTTGTGTGAAAGTGGATTTTATTTTATTGATGAAATAATATGGATAAAGCCTGAATACTCTGTGCCAAATCGCATAGCTGGATATTTGCAAACAAGAAAGGCTCTAAGCTATAAACCAAATTGCATTACAGAGAGTATTTTAGTGTATCGTAAGAACTCGCCCTTTTTACTTGATAAAAATATTAAAAAATATGATAGAAATTTAATCAATGATAATGAAGTAGATTCTACAAATTGCTGGTATATTAGTCCCAAGGCTAACAAAAATCACCCCGCAGTTTTTCCTCCTTTGCTTTGTGAAAAAGTTTTGAAATATTATTCTTTTAAAGGCGATGTAGTGTGCGACCCATTTGCTGGTAGTGGGACCTTTGGCAAGGTAGCTGTAAAAATGGGGCGAATCCCCCTTTTATGTGAGCAAAATTTAGAATATGCAAAGTTGCTTAAACAAGGTGGATTCAATGCGATTTGATAAAATTATTATTGAAAAAACCATAGAAAAACTTTTAAGCGGACAAGATTATAGAGAAGAGGTAGTTAATGTTATAAATTTAGAATTTTTAGATTTTAGCCTAGATTTTTTTAAGCAAATTTTAAACGCAAAAATGAATGATAAAGAACTAAATTTAAAATGGTATAAAGAGCATTTTATAAATAATAAGAATATTGAACCTAGCCAAGCAGCGATATTTGCAGGTATGAATAAAAAAACTATAAGTAATATTTATGGCAGTGCTACAAAAGAAATTATGATAAATGTGGCAAATGTAAATATTGATTATTTAGAATCTGTTTTAGAATCTTTGGGGAATGATGGTGAAAAATTAGGAATTTGCATAAAAATTTCTTATAAAGATATAGCTGTGGAGTTAAATTTGAATGAAAGCTTACTTGTAATTAATGCTTTGGCTACTAAAAAAATTGCTTTGCGTGGTGGAGCTTGGAGCAGTATAGGTAAAAGGGTAGAAAAGCCTTTAATGTTAGAATTATGCAAAAGAAGTGGCGTTAAAAGCGAGTTTATCAATAGTGAAATTTTTAAGAAAAACGGCGAACTTGACTATGATAGAGAAGTAGATTTTAAACTTTATAATAGCAATAAAAGTAAAGAATATAGAATCGAAGTAAAACTAATGGGTAAGGGAAATCCAGAATCTGCAGATGCAGTCATTGCTAGAGACACACATATCTTTATTGCTGACACTTTAAGCTTACAAAATAAAAATCAACTTAAGGCTTTAAATATTGAATTTTTAGAGCTTAAAAATAATAAAGATTGCATAAAAGATTTTAGAAATATACTTAAAAAATTAGATATACCTTTTAAAGAT from Helicobacter jaachi encodes the following:
- the gmd gene encoding GDP-mannose 4,6-dehydratase, whose protein sequence is MKRALITGITGQDGAYLAEFLLKKGYEVHGIKRRSSLFNTDRIDHLYQDPHIDNRNFFLHYGDLTDSMNLTRIIADTKPDEIYNLAAMSHVAVSFETPEYTANADGIGTLRILEAVRLLGLNQHTKIYQASTSELYGLVQEVPQSEKTPFYPRSPYACAKLYAYWITVNYREAYNVFASNGILFNHESPIRGETFVTRKITRAVAKIALGLQDKLYLGNLSAKRDWGHAKDYVRMMWLILQAQNAEDWVIATGVTTEVREFVKMAFAELGIEVEFRGEGINEKGYIKACRGDFKLQSGMEVVSVDKRYFRPTEVDLLIGDASKAREKLGWVPEYDLNALVKDMVQSDLKLMQKDKYLKEGGYEILSYFE
- a CDS encoding HD domain-containing protein, with the protein product MPHSHLRAPRLSAELLKKIFVAASIRRWNDHATPVEFVELDKQAHKIVIAYILGKYEEYIRDVRIDWERLILQFCFEFFERVVLTDIKPPVFHRLRQTHNKELVEFVCKQLESELSQYEFFAQMREYLLSSKDNLEKQILKASHYYASKWEFDIIYYFNPHMYDVQHIRDVINKEVEEHYHLAGMQQIMLYEQVRELVSMFGQLRFQKRWSQTPRIPATSVLGHTLIVALSAYLASLDIGCCKQMRINHFLCGLFHDLPEILTRDIISPIKRSVKGLDEFIKKIEEEAVQSKILSIVPPNIAEDIIYFTQNEFSNRYKIEHFHHICSAQDMLEKYNYDEFNAVYGEFLKIFDNLGAYLEAKISISHGISSDDLRSGAEGIYQKCKDIQVNGIDLGKLFRDFY
- a CDS encoding glycosyltransferase family 2 protein, with protein sequence MPAFNEEAVLAKTHKKLDELLSHLITSGEISNKSFICFVDDGSSDDTWAILSHLVASYAHVSALKLTRNYGHQSALLAGLEYVSDKCDCAISIDCDLQQDEQKISEFLQKYKAGADIVLGIRNDRVTDSVSKKYSALLFYKIMNLMGTKVVKNHADYRLLSARALQILKSYPEVNLFLRGVIMDMGLKQERVYFDVKPRFAGESKYSWAKMLSFAWSGITSFSIAPLRLVSMLGLIFFLFSLCYGGYVLFIKFFTQKAIFGWASTILPLCFFSGIQLLSLGIIGEYIGKIYAESKHRPRYYIESILTPKDCV
- a CDS encoding GtrA family protein, which translates into the protein MKERSLHKAGILYLCVGVINTCVGYGIIFALIWCGLVPEVANVLGYIVGFIVSYFLNKTFTFASSSSHKRDLPRFAISMGVAYIVQLLAMMLSYRIFEWNVYLCQIVGGAFYVAVGFAMSRFWAFKKPKQPDSINADSIN
- the kdsB gene encoding 3-deoxy-manno-octulosonate cytidylyltransferase, whose amino-acid sequence is MIIIPARLQSTRFPQKVLCDIGGLPMVVRTALNAQQIDEVVVACDDERIESACKAHKIPCVLTSQAHTSGTDRCAEASIKLGLSADEVVINLQADEPFIESSVVRTLINLMREKNPFMASLAKVIQKEQIVDSNLVKVVLNAHNEAIYFSRSPIPFCRDEHCEALEDYPYLGHLGLYGFFAKSLQEFCALPKSPLEEIEKLEQLRALYHGKNIAMAVVQTQSVGIDTPKDYEHALKSLRGI
- a CDS encoding MATE family efflux transporter, with the protein product MAAAATTSKVDMRKSSISRLFFHFFIPNLCAMLALSTYSTFDGIFVGKKLGEDALAAIGLCWPIFPALIAFELLFGLGAASIAAYFLGKGQDNRARLMFSSVFYFAAISSILIGLILFIYVDEVALALGANERVMPYVVEYLQVIFLSSFIMILHPLLDVFVINDNRPILAMVAMIAGSLSNIVLNYVFLFVWELGMFGSALATAMGHGIGMCILLSHFVRKVGRIYLVRRFSINAVLASAKNGIPQSISELSVAFVMIMFNHTLKSLADTQEQSVSYLAIYSIVMYVGVVCFTILLSCAQGVQPVASYNYGAGDMARVKKIYAFGVGFSTLVGVAVYAVFMSIDAYLVKLFLKEGQEMILEPTLEAMKVYFSGYMLLGLNVVSAIFFQSIQRPKSSFIITLSYNLIFISILLFVLSHYYGVFGVWLSYPISLLCSSVVVVGVICYEAHYGVLARRS
- a CDS encoding DNA-methyltransferase yields the protein MTTESFFTNNLFNDNILELYNKNIINNITIESIKKLGVEKSDSNLDKLINLFSTTQEIDLKREITSSIGRQTNNDKIYEFLAKEAFSKHYMEVIYQMFRTCLYKSKNDIRFKILRDKMLEFYQNEVMQKMFEYYEYKQSKIAQKSLQKQITKPSLLIGDNRTTLDKIQDKQINLIFTSPPYYNARLYSDYVSYKSYLDSMQETLKQCYRILEDGRFILINISPVITKRAGREFESIRYPIHFDFHRILCESGFYFIDEIIWIKPEYSVPNRIAGYLQTRKALSYKPNCITESILVYRKNSPFLLDKNIKKYDRNLINDNEVDSTNCWYISPKANKNHPAVFPPLLCEKVLKYYSFKGDVVCDPFAGSGTFGKVAVKMGRIPLLCEQNLEYAKLLKQGGFNAI
- a CDS encoding CfrBI family restriction endonuclease; translated protein: MRFDKIIIEKTIEKLLSGQDYREEVVNVINLEFLDFSLDFFKQILNAKMNDKELNLKWYKEHFINNKNIEPSQAAIFAGMNKKTISNIYGSATKEIMINVANVNIDYLESVLESLGNDGEKLGICIKISYKDIAVELNLNESLLVINALATKKIALRGGAWSSIGKRVEKPLMLELCKRSGVKSEFINSEIFKKNGELDYDREVDFKLYNSNKSKEYRIEVKLMGKGNPESADAVIARDTHIFIADTLSLQNKNQLKALNIEFLELKNNKDCIKDFRNILKKLDIPFKDLI